The Pyrenophora tritici-repentis strain M4 chromosome 3, whole genome shotgun sequence genome has a window encoding:
- a CDS encoding Retrotrans-gag domain containing protein, translating into MSSPGDTDMTTNDSNQLLQSLLQRLEDMSTRMERLEAPSHELPQTPGHNTDATTDPTPTSETSNTSVPITPKPRHSLPHPPTFGGNKSQWRGWKLEMEGKIEEDAQAIGSLKAQLRYVYMRLDGAAKTNVTTYYEIQVKEESPNPFKLLDRLELLYGERNRKEKAIQNLYSIRQKDDETFISFYPRFEKEMANADAESWPEHTKISYLRKALSGRIKDRLVGTSGAEASTYARFAQKCVDLSNDMELFGQWTKTTRRYGSRTAENALTYEPPAKSNNATLTAVSPEDMMEWEPTQPTTTQVNAVGLRGKTNMNGYPSRRPEDRELIGKRAKWVNQEEIDARRQERRCLRCGRNNCRIATCPLAAALRPTHVSVKTAKSTVVTKAAVEEEDPEDSEAEQ; encoded by the coding sequence ATGAGCTCCCCCGGGGATACTGACATGACGACGAACGATTCGAACCAGCTGTTACAGTCGCTACTACAGAGACTTGAAGACATGAGCACTAGGATGGAGAGGCTGGAAGCACCATCGCACGAGCTACCTCAAACGCCTGGTCACAATACAGACGCCACCACTGATCCAACGCCAACCTCCGAGACTTCGAACACATCTGTGCCTATAACCCCAAAGCCGCGGCACAGCTTACCCCACCCGCCTACGTTTGGTGGAAACAAATCacaatggcgaggatggaagctagagatggagggcaagatcgaagaagacgcgcaAGCTATTGGAAGCCTAAAAGCTCAGCTACGCTACGTCTACATGCGTCTTGATGGGGCAGCGAAAACCAACGTTACAACATACTACGAGATACAAGTTAAAGAAGAATCGCCAAACCCTTTCAAGCTGCTTGACCGCCTTGAACTCCTCTACGGCGAACGAAATCGGAAGGAGAAAGCCATTCAGAACCTCTACTCTATACGCCAGAAGGACGACGAGACGTTTATTTCCTTCTATCCACggtttgagaaagagatggcCAACGCTGACGCAGAAAGCTGGCCTGAGCATACGAAGATATCCTACTTACGCAAGGCATTAAGTGGTAGGATAAAGGATAGGCTTGTTGGTACATCAGGAGCAGAAGCAAGCACATACGCAAGGTTCGCTCAGAAGTGTGTAGATCTTAGCAACGACATGGAGTTGTTCGGCCAATGGACGAAAACAACCCGCCGTTACGGTAGCCGAACTGCTGAAAATGCACTAACCTATGAACCACCAGCAAAATCAAATAATGCCACGCTCACAGCAGTTTCCCCTGAAGACATGATGGAATGGGAACCTACGCAGCCTACAACTACCCAAGTGAACGCTGTCGGCCTCCGCGGCAAGACCAACATGAATGGATATCCATCTAGGCGTCCCGAAGACCGAGAACTTATTGGAAAACGAGCAAAATGGGTCAACCAAGAGGAAATCGATGCTCGACGCCAGGAACGACGCTGCCTCCGATGCGGCCGCAACAATTGCCGAATAGCTACATGCCCGTTAGCAGCCGCTCTACGACCAACTCACGTTAGCGTCAAGACAGCAAAGAGTACTGTGGTCACCAAGGCAGctgtagaggaggaagatcCAGAAGACTCCGAAGCAGAGCAATAG